From one Flavobacterium kingsejongi genomic stretch:
- a CDS encoding NAD(P)/FAD-dependent oxidoreductase, whose product MIQNFDIIIVGGGAAGFFTALNIAEKKPKLKIAILERGKEVLTKVRISGGGRCNVTHACFEPNELVKFYPRGEKELRGPFHQFCSGDTIAWFEEHGVALKIEEDGRMFPESNSSQTIIDCFTQLADKLNIKVYTGQSVQAIYKAEEHWKITTQNDNFTCATLVMATGSNPKIWELLQEMGHTIVPPVPSLFTFNIKDKRIKELPGVAAKVTVVVKGTKLISTGPLLITHWGMSGPAILKLSAWGARILAEKNYQFTIVVNWLNDVDAEDAEKILKELKLEHAKKAVSKKSPFDFPNRLWESMVIASGIEVETKWADLSRIQLQQLVNELTNAHYQVNGKSTFKEEFVTAGGIDLREINFKTMQSKRHENLYFSGEIVNIDAITGGFNFQNAWTSGFIAAQSIIGLP is encoded by the coding sequence ATGATCCAGAATTTTGATATTATTATCGTAGGTGGAGGGGCAGCCGGTTTTTTTACCGCACTGAATATTGCAGAAAAAAAGCCAAAGCTAAAAATCGCCATACTCGAAAGAGGAAAAGAAGTACTGACGAAAGTACGAATCTCCGGTGGCGGAAGATGCAATGTTACCCATGCCTGTTTTGAACCCAATGAATTGGTGAAGTTTTACCCACGTGGTGAAAAAGAACTTCGGGGGCCATTCCATCAGTTTTGTAGTGGCGATACCATTGCATGGTTTGAAGAACACGGCGTAGCTTTAAAAATAGAAGAAGATGGGCGGATGTTTCCGGAATCCAATTCTTCCCAAACCATCATCGATTGTTTTACCCAATTAGCAGACAAACTCAATATAAAAGTCTATACCGGACAAAGTGTCCAGGCAATTTATAAAGCGGAGGAACACTGGAAAATTACCACGCAAAATGATAATTTTACTTGTGCAACCCTTGTAATGGCAACCGGCAGCAATCCTAAAATATGGGAACTGTTGCAGGAAATGGGGCATACCATCGTGCCACCCGTGCCTTCCTTGTTTACCTTCAATATCAAAGACAAACGGATTAAAGAATTACCCGGTGTTGCTGCAAAGGTAACGGTAGTAGTAAAAGGGACAAAACTCATTTCCACTGGTCCCTTACTCATTACCCATTGGGGAATGAGCGGCCCTGCAATATTAAAACTGTCCGCGTGGGGGGCAAGGATATTAGCTGAAAAAAATTACCAGTTTACGATTGTGGTCAACTGGCTGAATGACGTGGATGCGGAAGATGCAGAAAAAATACTAAAAGAGCTCAAACTCGAACATGCTAAAAAAGCGGTTAGTAAGAAATCGCCTTTTGATTTCCCAAACCGATTGTGGGAAAGTATGGTAATTGCTTCTGGCATTGAAGTAGAAACCAAATGGGCCGATTTGTCCAGGATACAATTGCAGCAACTCGTTAATGAACTCACAAATGCTCATTATCAGGTGAATGGTAAAAGTACCTTTAAAGAAGAATTTGTGACAGCAGGTGGGATTGACCTCAGGGAAATCAATTTTAAAACCATGCAAAGCAAAAGGCACGAGAACCTCTATTTTTCAGGAGAGATCGTTAATATCGATGCGATTACGGGTGGATTTAATTTCCAAAATGCATGGACGAGCGGTTTTATCGCCGCCCAATCAATCATCGGTCTACCGTAG
- a CDS encoding TspO/MBR family protein: MKSQFSKICITVVICVAIGLLSSIATQSSISTWYPTLNKPSFNPPNWIFAPVWTVLYIMMGIAAGLVWHQKYLYPSAVKKALWVFGIQLFLNALWSILFFGKNDPLLALVDIIFLLLFILLTISYFYKIRPIAGYLLIPYLLWVSFATALNASIWWLNP, encoded by the coding sequence ATGAAGTCCCAATTCTCTAAAATCTGCATTACCGTAGTGATTTGTGTCGCGATCGGATTGCTCTCCAGTATTGCTACACAATCCAGTATTTCCACTTGGTACCCCACTTTAAACAAACCTTCTTTTAATCCGCCCAACTGGATTTTCGCACCGGTTTGGACTGTACTTTATATTATGATGGGAATTGCAGCCGGGCTCGTATGGCATCAAAAATACCTCTATCCTTCAGCAGTAAAAAAAGCACTGTGGGTTTTCGGTATTCAGTTGTTCCTGAATGCCCTGTGGTCGATTTTATTCTTTGGGAAAAATGATCCGTTACTGGCTTTGGTGGATATTATCTTCCTGTTATTATTTATATTGCTTACCATCTCCTATTTCTATAAGATACGCCCTATCGCAGGCTATTTGCTGATTCCATATCTTTTATGGGTGTCGTTTGCAACGGCTTTAAACGCCAGCATCTGGTGGCTGAATCCATAA
- a CDS encoding diphosphomevalonate/mevalonate 3,5-bisphosphate decarboxylase family protein has protein sequence MIAAADFIPSSYPQTSEKGHFEWSAPSNIALVKYWGKKDNQIPANPSVSLTLNNCKTITSLSYTKKENTGNGFSFDLLFEGQPKEDFKPKIQKFFERIVVYLPFLKEYHFSIATQNTFPHSSGIASSASGMAALAMNLMALERVLNPEMTDSYFFQKASFLARLGSGSACRSIQGNVVVWGQHAGIAGSSDLFGVPYPNPLHEVFTDFQDTILLVDKGEKQVSSTVGHELMHGHPYADRRFVQAHENLAALIPVFESGNLEEFIKIVESEALTLHGMMMTSMPYFILMKPNTLEIINRIWKFRNATGTPVCFTLDAGANVHVLYPQKVKESVMFFIKNELIDFCQNSQYLCDEIGSGAVALTAM, from the coding sequence ATGATTGCAGCTGCAGATTTTATTCCTTCTTCCTACCCTCAGACCTCCGAAAAAGGACACTTCGAATGGAGTGCGCCAAGTAATATTGCTTTAGTGAAATACTGGGGTAAAAAGGACAATCAGATTCCTGCAAACCCTTCTGTAAGCCTGACTTTGAATAATTGTAAAACGATTACTTCGCTTTCCTACACCAAAAAAGAAAATACAGGGAATGGGTTTTCATTCGACCTGTTGTTTGAGGGGCAGCCCAAAGAAGATTTCAAGCCTAAAATCCAGAAATTTTTCGAAAGGATAGTGGTATATCTTCCTTTTCTGAAAGAATATCATTTTTCGATTGCAACACAAAATACATTTCCCCACAGCTCGGGAATTGCTTCTTCTGCTTCCGGAATGGCTGCATTGGCTATGAACCTGATGGCATTGGAACGCGTATTGAATCCCGAAATGACCGACTCCTATTTTTTTCAAAAAGCCTCTTTCCTGGCCCGCCTGGGATCTGGAAGTGCCTGTAGGAGTATTCAGGGAAATGTTGTCGTATGGGGGCAGCATGCCGGGATCGCCGGAAGTTCCGATTTGTTTGGGGTGCCTTATCCGAATCCGCTTCACGAAGTATTTACCGATTTCCAGGATACTATATTGCTGGTTGACAAAGGCGAAAAACAGGTCTCCAGTACGGTAGGCCATGAGTTAATGCATGGCCATCCATACGCCGATAGACGTTTTGTACAGGCACACGAGAATTTAGCGGCCCTGATTCCTGTATTTGAATCGGGTAACCTGGAGGAGTTTATTAAAATTGTGGAAAGTGAGGCATTGACCCTGCACGGGATGATGATGACTTCCATGCCGTATTTTATACTGATGAAGCCCAATACACTGGAAATCATTAACAGGATCTGGAAATTTAGGAATGCTACCGGAACCCCGGTCTGCTTTACCTTAGATGCCGGTGCGAACGTGCATGTACTTTATCCACAAAAAGTTAAAGAAAGTGTAATGTTCTTTATAAAAAATGAATTAATTGACTTTTGTCAAAATAGTCAGTATCTTTGCGACGAAATTGGAAGCGGTGCTGTGGCCCTTACAGCAATGTAA
- a CDS encoding mevalonate kinase: MKGPLFYSKILLFGEHAINKGSRGLSIPYNFYNGGLKVDDNLSAEAQKSNASLRSFVDYLDEMQQEDNGLVQFDIDTLKLNVEAGMYFDSSIPQGYGVGSSGALVAAIYDQYAQNKITVLENLTRDKLLKLKQIFSKMESFFHGTSSGLDPLNSYLSIPILINSHDNIEATGIPTQSLDGKGAVFLLDSGMVKQTAPMVSIFMESLKDKGFRAMVKNQFVKYTDACIENFLHGDVKALFANTKELSKVVLSNFKPMIPEQFHELWQKGIESNDYYLKLCGSGGGGYILGFAEDIDKARLSLKDYKLEVVYQF, encoded by the coding sequence ATGAAAGGACCATTATTTTACTCCAAAATTTTACTCTTCGGTGAACACGCCATTAATAAAGGTTCCCGGGGATTGTCCATTCCTTATAATTTCTATAATGGCGGACTGAAAGTAGATGATAATCTTTCAGCTGAAGCTCAAAAATCCAATGCCAGCCTTAGAAGTTTTGTTGACTATCTTGACGAGATGCAACAGGAAGACAATGGTTTGGTACAGTTTGATATCGATACCCTAAAATTGAATGTGGAAGCCGGAATGTATTTTGATTCCAGTATTCCCCAAGGCTATGGAGTAGGAAGCAGCGGCGCACTTGTAGCCGCAATCTACGATCAATATGCCCAAAATAAAATCACGGTATTAGAAAACCTTACCCGTGACAAATTATTGAAACTAAAACAGATCTTTTCCAAAATGGAATCGTTTTTCCACGGTACCAGTTCCGGTTTAGATCCGTTGAACAGTTACTTGAGCATTCCTATCCTGATCAATTCTCACGATAATATCGAAGCTACCGGAATACCAACCCAAAGCCTGGATGGTAAAGGTGCTGTGTTTTTGCTGGACTCCGGAATGGTAAAACAAACCGCTCCCATGGTGAGTATCTTTATGGAAAGCCTTAAAGACAAAGGATTCCGTGCGATGGTGAAAAATCAGTTCGTAAAATATACCGATGCCTGTATCGAGAACTTCCTGCATGGCGATGTAAAAGCATTATTTGCCAATACCAAAGAACTTTCCAAAGTCGTGTTGAGTAATTTCAAACCGATGATTCCGGAACAATTTCATGAACTTTGGCAAAAAGGGATTGAGAGCAATGATTATTACCTTAAACTTTGTGGTTCCGGCGGTGGTGGTTATATCTTAGGCTTTGCAGAAGATATCGATAAAGCAAGGCTATCCTTAAAAGACTACAAATTAGAAGTCGTATACCAGTTTTAA